A DNA window from Gillisia sp. Hel1_33_143 contains the following coding sequences:
- a CDS encoding DUF748 domain-containing protein has translation MSETNKRKRIYKKRYNVPILIIVILISIRIALPYLLQDYVNKTLNDIPGYEGHVEDIDIALWRGAYVVKKLILKKTEAETDTPVLDFRETDISIEWKSLLKGKIVSEIEMYDPKFNYIFEDQKKEGPEGKADTEDWTKALTDLVPIDINHLAIHNGTANFAQLSSSPDIEMFLQNIELDATNLSNVVNKDKTLPSTLHATATSIGDGSVTLEGELNLLKEIPDMDIDFALKKANVTAVNDITLKYAGVDFESGTFELYSEVAIADGYLKGSIKPMFINAKLISKNDDGGIFKKLWEGFVGTFKFLLKNHGTDTLATKVPLEGDLNEVKSGILPTVFNIFKNGWIKAFKGDVDENINFEDAKRSKDGK, from the coding sequence ATGAGTGAGACTAATAAGCGTAAAAGAATTTATAAGAAAAGATACAATGTACCTATTCTCATCATTGTTATCTTAATATCTATAAGAATCGCGCTACCTTATCTCCTCCAAGATTATGTAAATAAAACCTTGAATGACATCCCTGGATATGAGGGACATGTAGAAGATATTGACATAGCATTATGGCGCGGAGCCTATGTGGTAAAAAAATTAATTCTAAAGAAAACCGAAGCAGAAACAGATACTCCTGTTCTAGATTTTAGAGAAACCGATATATCCATAGAGTGGAAATCTCTCTTAAAAGGTAAGATTGTAAGTGAGATAGAAATGTACGATCCCAAATTCAATTATATTTTTGAAGATCAGAAAAAAGAGGGGCCAGAAGGCAAGGCAGATACAGAAGATTGGACCAAAGCACTTACAGATCTAGTTCCTATAGACATTAACCACCTTGCTATTCACAATGGAACTGCCAATTTCGCGCAGTTATCTTCCAGTCCGGATATAGAAATGTTTCTTCAGAATATAGAATTAGATGCCACTAATTTAAGTAATGTGGTTAATAAAGATAAAACCTTACCTTCTACCCTACATGCAACAGCAACTTCTATTGGAGATGGAAGCGTAACATTAGAAGGAGAGTTGAATCTATTAAAGGAGATTCCAGATATGGATATAGACTTTGCTTTAAAAAAGGCAAATGTCACCGCCGTAAATGATATTACTTTGAAATATGCAGGTGTAGATTTTGAAAGCGGAACTTTTGAACTTTATAGTGAAGTAGCTATTGCAGATGGATATTTAAAAGGAAGCATAAAACCTATGTTCATCAATGCCAAGCTCATTAGTAAAAATGATGATGGAGGAATATTTAAAAAGTTATGGGAAGGTTTTGTGGGAACATTCAAGTTCCTTCTAAAAAACCACGGAACAGATACTCTAGCAACTAAAGTACCTTTGGAAGGAGATTTAAATGAAGTGAAATCTGGAATACTACCCACAGTTTTTAATATTTTTAAAAACGGTTGGATAAAAGCTTTTAAGGGAGATGTGGATGAAAATATTAATTTTGAAGATGCAAAAAGATCTAAAGATGGAAAATAG
- a CDS encoding DUF4199 domain-containing protein: protein MNKALFFTLLFLTSVMNLKAQDYQAEETPINDAFTKLIEDSNDYQGYKVVDYTDLITLKKNTLNFIGILKNEITTQKNSLNQQQEESAKLKADLEETQKQLEDVTAEKDAITFLGMPFSKGSYMALMWGIVAALIIALLFFIFRYKKGHSDTSEARNKLSTTEKEFELYRAKALEKEQRLGRLLQDERNKSSDR, encoded by the coding sequence ATGAATAAAGCATTATTTTTTACTTTACTGTTCCTTACAAGTGTAATGAACCTTAAAGCGCAGGACTATCAGGCTGAAGAGACACCAATTAACGATGCCTTCACCAAATTAATTGAAGATTCTAACGATTATCAAGGTTATAAGGTTGTAGATTATACAGATCTAATTACGCTTAAAAAGAACACTCTCAATTTCATTGGAATTCTAAAAAACGAAATTACTACACAGAAAAATTCTTTAAATCAGCAACAAGAAGAAAGTGCAAAACTAAAAGCAGATCTAGAAGAAACTCAAAAACAATTAGAAGATGTAACTGCAGAGAAAGATGCTATTACATTTTTAGGGATGCCTTTTAGCAAAGGAAGTTATATGGCATTAATGTGGGGAATAGTAGCTGCACTTATTATAGCCTTACTATTCTTTATATTTAGATATAAAAAAGGACATTCTGATACGTCTGAAGCAAGAAACAAGTTATCAACCACAGAAAAAGAATTTGAGCTTTATCGTGCTAAAGCATTAGAAAAGGAACAAAGACTTGGAAGATTACTACAAGACGAAAGAAATAAATCTAGCGATAGATAA
- the trmD gene encoding tRNA (guanosine(37)-N1)-methyltransferase TrmD has product MRIDIITVVPDILTSPFEVSILKRAIEKGLVEIHLHNLRDYVTDNYKQIDDYQFGGGAGMVMMIEPIDKCITKLKSERSYDEVIYMTPDGTTLNQKIVNTLSIKENIIILCGHYKGVDHRVREQFITKEISIGDYVLSGGELGAAVLCDAIIRLIPGVLGDETSALTDSFQDDLLAPPVYTRPADYKGWKVPEVLTSGNFPKIETWREEQSYLRTKNLRPDLLDED; this is encoded by the coding sequence ATGCGAATAGATATTATTACAGTGGTTCCGGACATTTTAACCAGTCCTTTTGAAGTCTCCATATTAAAGAGAGCTATAGAAAAAGGACTGGTTGAAATACATCTACACAACCTTAGAGATTACGTTACAGACAACTACAAGCAGATAGACGATTACCAATTTGGTGGCGGAGCAGGGATGGTGATGATGATTGAGCCTATAGACAAATGCATCACTAAATTAAAATCTGAGCGTAGTTATGATGAAGTGATTTATATGACACCAGATGGCACTACATTAAATCAAAAAATAGTAAATACGTTATCTATTAAGGAGAACATAATTATTCTTTGTGGTCATTATAAAGGTGTAGATCACAGAGTTCGTGAGCAGTTTATTACTAAAGAAATATCTATTGGAGACTATGTGCTCTCCGGCGGTGAGTTAGGGGCTGCAGTATTATGCGATGCCATAATTAGATTAATTCCAGGAGTTTTAGGTGATGAAACTTCTGCGCTTACAGATTCATTTCAAGACGACTTACTTGCACCTCCTGTTTATACTAGGCCTGCAGACTACAAAGGCTGGAAAGTTCCTGAGGTATTAACTTCTGGAAATTTTCCAAAAATTGAGACCTGGAGAGAAGAGCAATCCTACCTGAGAACCAAGAATTTAAGACCAGATTTATTAGATGAAGATTAA
- the rplS gene encoding 50S ribosomal protein L19 yields MESLIKFVQDEFVTKKDFPEFSAGDTITVYYEIKEGAKTRTQFFRGVVIQVKGTGVSKTFTIRKMSGTVGVERIFPMNLPALQKVEINKRGAVRRARIYYFRGLTGKKARIKEQRRK; encoded by the coding sequence ATGGAATCGTTAATTAAATTCGTTCAAGACGAATTCGTTACAAAAAAAGATTTTCCTGAATTCTCTGCAGGTGATACTATCACTGTGTATTATGAAATTAAGGAGGGTGCTAAAACCCGTACTCAGTTTTTTAGAGGTGTAGTAATTCAAGTTAAAGGAACAGGAGTTTCTAAAACTTTTACCATCAGAAAAATGAGTGGAACTGTTGGAGTAGAGCGTATTTTCCCAATGAATTTACCTGCACTTCAAAAAGTTGAAATCAATAAACGTGGAGCTGTTAGAAGAGCACGTATCTATTATTTCAGAGGACTTACTGGTAAGAAAGCTCGTATTAAAGAGCAAAGAAGAAAGTAA
- a CDS encoding NADP-dependent isocitrate dehydrogenase codes for MTNRSKIFYTKTDEAPMLATFSFLPIVRSFTDTSNIDIEPTDISLAARILANFSDMLPEEQRVPDALKMLGELVSHPEANIIKLPNISASEPQLEAAIKELQAKGYKLPDYPGEPKSDEEKTIKQKYDKVKGSAVNPVLREGNSDRRAPKAVKNYAKQNPHSMGKWDADSKTHVATMKEGDFYSNEKSLTLSEANTLKIELEDTKGNKHVLKDNLKVLDGEIIDATVMSKKALIKFLESQIQDAKDKGVLFSLHMKATMMKVSDPIIFGHAVRVFFKDVFSKHAATLEKLGVNPNSGLGDLLESIKSLPANEKAAIEADLKHDFEHGPDLAMVDSDKGITNLNVPSDVIIDASMPAMIRTSGKMWNAQGNTQDTKAVIPDSSYAGIYQATIEFCKKNGAFDPTTMGTVPNVGLMAQKAEEYGSHDKTFEIETAGKVRVVDASGKTLMEHSVEEGDIWRMCQVKDAPIQDWVKLAVTRAKASGMPAIFWLDESRSHDAEIIKKVNTYLKDLNTEGLEIKIMSPEKATEFTLKRVKEGKDTISVTGNVLRDYLTDLFPILELGTSAKMLSIVPLMKGGGLFETGAGGSAPKHIQQFLEEGHLRWDSLGEFLALAVSLEHLGTNFNNPKALVLSETLDEATELFLKNDKSPSRKVNELDNRGSHFYLALYWAQALANQDKDSELKEQFTKIAKDLSSNEDKILQDLIEAQGKSVDINGYYYPNEDLTSDAMRPSETLNKILGY; via the coding sequence ATGACAAACCGATCAAAAATATTTTATACCAAAACAGATGAAGCCCCTATGTTGGCAACATTCTCGTTCTTACCAATAGTTAGAAGTTTTACAGATACCTCCAACATAGACATAGAACCAACAGATATTTCTTTAGCTGCAAGAATTTTAGCTAATTTTTCTGACATGCTTCCCGAAGAACAAAGAGTACCTGATGCTTTAAAAATGCTTGGAGAATTGGTTTCTCATCCAGAAGCTAATATTATTAAACTTCCTAACATAAGTGCTTCAGAACCGCAATTGGAAGCTGCCATCAAAGAACTTCAAGCTAAAGGTTACAAATTGCCAGATTATCCTGGAGAGCCTAAATCTGATGAGGAGAAAACCATCAAGCAAAAATACGATAAGGTTAAAGGTAGTGCTGTAAATCCTGTTCTTAGAGAAGGAAATTCAGATAGACGTGCACCAAAAGCGGTAAAGAATTATGCAAAACAAAACCCTCACTCTATGGGGAAATGGGATGCCGATTCTAAAACTCACGTTGCTACCATGAAAGAAGGCGATTTTTATTCTAATGAAAAATCACTTACACTTTCAGAAGCTAATACCTTAAAAATTGAATTAGAAGATACAAAAGGTAATAAGCATGTTCTGAAAGACAATCTAAAAGTTTTAGATGGAGAGATCATCGATGCAACTGTAATGAGTAAAAAAGCGTTGATCAAATTTTTAGAATCTCAAATACAAGACGCTAAAGATAAAGGTGTTCTATTCTCCCTGCACATGAAAGCTACCATGATGAAGGTTTCAGATCCTATTATATTTGGTCATGCTGTGCGAGTTTTCTTTAAAGATGTTTTTAGTAAACATGCAGCTACACTAGAAAAGCTTGGAGTTAATCCTAACAGCGGGCTAGGAGATCTCTTAGAATCTATAAAATCGCTTCCGGCAAATGAAAAGGCAGCGATAGAAGCAGACCTTAAACATGATTTTGAACATGGACCAGACCTTGCCATGGTCGATTCAGATAAAGGCATTACCAATTTAAATGTACCTAGTGATGTTATAATCGATGCATCTATGCCTGCTATGATTAGAACATCAGGTAAAATGTGGAATGCTCAAGGAAATACACAAGATACAAAAGCTGTAATTCCAGATAGCAGTTACGCAGGGATTTATCAAGCAACTATAGAATTTTGTAAAAAGAATGGAGCTTTTGATCCTACAACTATGGGTACAGTTCCTAATGTTGGTTTAATGGCTCAAAAAGCAGAAGAATATGGTTCACATGATAAAACTTTCGAAATTGAGACTGCCGGTAAAGTAAGAGTTGTAGATGCTTCAGGAAAAACTTTGATGGAACATTCTGTTGAAGAAGGAGATATATGGAGAATGTGTCAAGTGAAAGATGCACCTATTCAAGATTGGGTAAAATTAGCAGTTACTAGAGCAAAAGCATCTGGAATGCCTGCTATTTTCTGGTTAGATGAGAGTAGAAGTCATGATGCAGAAATAATCAAAAAAGTAAACACTTATTTAAAAGATCTGAATACTGAGGGCTTAGAAATAAAAATAATGTCGCCAGAAAAGGCTACAGAATTTACTCTAAAAAGAGTTAAAGAAGGAAAAGATACTATTTCTGTAACAGGAAATGTATTGAGAGATTATCTAACCGATTTATTTCCAATTTTGGAACTTGGAACCAGTGCTAAAATGCTATCTATAGTACCATTAATGAAAGGCGGAGGACTCTTTGAAACCGGTGCCGGTGGATCTGCACCTAAGCATATCCAACAATTTTTGGAAGAAGGACATCTGCGTTGGGATTCATTAGGAGAATTTTTAGCATTAGCAGTATCTCTAGAACATTTAGGTACAAATTTCAATAATCCGAAAGCCTTAGTTCTATCTGAAACCTTAGATGAGGCTACAGAATTGTTCTTAAAAAATGACAAATCTCCTTCTAGAAAAGTTAATGAACTAGATAATAGAGGAAGTCATTTTTACCTTGCTCTTTATTGGGCACAAGCGCTAGCAAATCAAGATAAAGATTCGGAACTTAAAGAGCAATTCACAAAAATTGCGAAAGATCTGTCTTCTAATGAAGATAAAATACTTCAAGACCTTATTGAAGCACAAGGTAAATCTGTAGATATAAATGGATATTATTATCCAAATGAAGATCTTACAAGCGATGCCATGAGACCTAGTGAAACTTTGAATAAGATTTTAGGATATTAA
- a CDS encoding TonB-dependent receptor: protein MRTLLSILLILGFTISYAQETFTVNGVIKDASNNETLYGVNVLVANSNSGVVTNEYGFYSIKLPKGEHTLIISYLGFQEQTTTIELSKNTSLNFSLNETSEYLEEVVITEDIEKLNIRKPEMSVNKLDISTIQKLPVVFGEVDVIKSLLLLPGVSNAGEGSSGFNVRGGAVDQNLILLDEATIYNSSHLFGLFSVFNPDAIKNLKLYKGGIPAKYGGRVSSVLEIFQKDGNSKEFKANGGIGLISSRLLAEGPIVKDRSSFLIAGRGSYAHLFLKFTDNDNAAYFYDLNTKLSFRLDNDNSILFSGYFGRDVFNISESFKNTYGNAVFNLRWNHVLTDNIFTNLSVIYSDYYYGLTLDFVGFNWNSGIKNLNLKYDFNHNISDNLNLDYGIQNTYYEFNPGEIEPSSTSSGIIDFDLTKKYAFESAIYLSAEQKLTENVSAEYGFRFSNFFRLGQSELNRYQNDQAVNFNENFSIYEKADPIGSTTLSKNKVQEYFWALEPRVAIAYSLNDNESVKLSYNRMNQYLHLITNTSSPTPLDIWTPSGKYIEPQILDQVAAGYFRNISNNKYSIEVEGFYKFIQNRIDYIDGADLIANNAIEQVILPGTARAYGLELLVKKNLGRFTGWLAYTISRSEQKTPGRNSLETGINNSKWYKTAYDKTHDVSIIGSYDLNSKWQLNTNFVYQTGLPTTYPSAQYKFENLTIPVYADRNSARLPSLHRLDISATYTPIKNKGRNYKSSWNFGIYNVYGRKNAVSLNFRNNEDSGNNEAVRLSLFGIVPSVTYNFKF from the coding sequence TTGCGAACTTTACTCTCAATTCTTCTAATTCTTGGCTTCACAATTTCATATGCCCAGGAAACTTTTACCGTTAATGGTGTAATTAAGGATGCTTCCAACAACGAAACCTTATATGGAGTTAACGTGCTTGTGGCAAATTCCAACTCAGGGGTAGTTACTAATGAATACGGTTTTTATTCAATTAAACTTCCAAAGGGAGAACATACGTTGATAATTTCTTACTTAGGTTTTCAAGAACAAACTACCACCATAGAGCTCTCGAAGAATACTTCCTTAAATTTTTCCTTAAATGAAACTTCAGAATACTTGGAGGAGGTTGTGATCACAGAAGATATTGAAAAATTGAATATTCGAAAACCTGAGATGAGCGTTAATAAATTAGATATTAGCACCATTCAGAAATTACCAGTAGTGTTTGGAGAGGTAGACGTTATAAAATCACTGTTACTTCTACCTGGTGTTTCTAATGCTGGAGAGGGTTCTTCTGGATTTAATGTGAGAGGTGGAGCTGTAGATCAAAATTTGATACTTTTAGATGAAGCTACAATTTATAATTCATCTCACTTATTTGGATTATTTTCAGTTTTCAATCCAGATGCCATTAAAAACCTCAAATTATATAAAGGTGGTATTCCTGCTAAATACGGTGGAAGAGTTTCTTCTGTTCTAGAGATTTTTCAGAAAGATGGAAATAGCAAAGAATTTAAAGCAAATGGTGGAATAGGTTTAATTTCTAGCAGACTATTAGCTGAAGGCCCAATAGTTAAAGATAGAAGTTCATTCTTAATTGCCGGAAGGGGTTCTTACGCTCATCTATTTTTAAAATTTACAGATAATGATAATGCTGCCTATTTCTATGATCTTAATACCAAACTAAGTTTTAGACTGGATAATGACAATAGCATACTATTTTCTGGGTACTTTGGTCGAGATGTTTTTAATATAAGTGAGAGCTTTAAAAATACTTACGGAAATGCTGTTTTCAATTTAAGGTGGAATCATGTACTAACAGATAATATATTTACAAATCTCTCTGTAATATATAGTGACTATTACTACGGTCTTACCTTAGACTTTGTAGGTTTTAACTGGAATAGTGGTATAAAAAATCTGAATTTAAAATATGACTTTAACCACAATATCAGTGATAATTTAAATTTAGATTATGGCATACAAAATACATATTATGAATTTAATCCAGGAGAAATTGAACCTAGTAGTACTTCTTCAGGAATTATAGATTTTGATCTTACCAAGAAATATGCTTTTGAAAGCGCTATTTATCTTTCTGCTGAACAAAAATTGACTGAAAATGTATCTGCAGAATATGGCTTCAGATTTAGTAACTTTTTTAGGTTGGGACAATCAGAATTGAATAGGTATCAAAATGATCAGGCGGTAAATTTCAATGAGAACTTCAGTATTTATGAGAAAGCAGATCCTATTGGTTCCACTACACTTTCTAAAAATAAAGTTCAGGAATATTTTTGGGCATTGGAACCTCGTGTCGCTATAGCCTACAGTTTAAATGATAATGAATCTGTAAAGCTTAGCTATAACAGAATGAATCAATATTTACATCTTATAACAAATACGAGCTCACCTACCCCTTTAGACATTTGGACGCCAAGCGGCAAGTATATAGAGCCCCAAATTCTCGATCAGGTAGCAGCAGGTTACTTTAGAAATATATCTAACAATAAATATTCTATAGAAGTTGAAGGATTCTATAAATTTATTCAAAACAGAATTGATTATATAGATGGGGCAGATCTAATTGCGAATAATGCTATAGAACAGGTAATACTTCCGGGAACAGCTAGAGCCTATGGATTAGAATTGCTAGTTAAGAAAAACCTCGGAAGATTTACTGGATGGTTGGCATATACAATTTCAAGATCTGAACAAAAAACTCCGGGTAGAAACTCATTAGAAACAGGAATTAATAATAGTAAATGGTATAAAACTGCATATGATAAAACACATGATGTATCTATCATTGGAAGCTATGACCTGAATTCGAAATGGCAACTGAATACTAACTTTGTATATCAAACAGGTTTACCTACCACCTACCCTAGTGCTCAATATAAATTTGAAAATCTAACTATACCAGTTTATGCTGATAGAAATAGCGCAAGACTCCCTTCACTTCACAGGTTAGATATTTCTGCAACCTATACACCAATTAAAAATAAAGGTAGAAATTATAAATCTTCTTGGAACTTTGGAATTTACAACGTTTATGGAAGAAAGAATGCAGTATCGTTAAATTTCAGAAATAACGAAGATTCAGGAAATAATGAAGCCGTAAGACTCTCTTTATTTGGCATAGTTCCATCAGTTACTTACAACTTCAAATTCTAA
- a CDS encoding DUF4249 domain-containing protein translates to MRKLNIIITSILLILLTSCEDVVDIDLNESEPRLVIEASIIWRTDTDGNNQFIKLSTTAPFFDTITPPATNARVQVLSDSGEKFLFNEVDPGIYKSENFNPLVNARYTLTIQYKDETYTATEILQPVVKLEEIVQSKNGGFNSDEYELKGYYSDPVEESNFYLFRFIFKEIALQIYDDEFTNGNRTFAYFSDEDLAPGDKVFYEIQGISEQFYNYLFILRSQAGDSNGGPFQTQPTTVRGNIINKTNPDNFAFGYFRLSQSNLMSYEIK, encoded by the coding sequence ATGAGAAAGTTAAATATCATAATCACTTCTATTCTTTTAATATTACTTACTTCTTGTGAAGATGTTGTAGATATAGATCTAAATGAATCTGAACCTAGGTTAGTAATAGAGGCATCGATCATTTGGAGAACCGATACAGACGGAAATAACCAGTTTATTAAATTAAGTACTACCGCACCTTTTTTTGATACTATAACCCCACCTGCAACAAACGCTAGAGTTCAGGTTTTATCTGATTCTGGAGAAAAGTTTTTATTCAATGAAGTTGATCCTGGAATATATAAAAGTGAAAATTTCAACCCTCTAGTAAATGCTAGATATACATTAACTATACAATATAAAGATGAAACCTATACGGCAACAGAAATATTACAGCCAGTAGTAAAATTAGAAGAAATCGTTCAATCTAAAAACGGTGGCTTTAATTCAGATGAATATGAATTAAAGGGATATTATTCAGATCCTGTAGAGGAAAGTAATTTTTACTTATTTAGATTTATTTTTAAAGAGATTGCTCTTCAAATATATGATGACGAGTTTACCAATGGAAATAGAACCTTTGCATATTTTTCAGATGAAGATCTAGCCCCAGGAGATAAGGTCTTTTATGAAATCCAAGGAATCTCAGAGCAATTCTACAATTATTTATTTATCTTAAGATCTCAAGCGGGAGATAGTAATGGAGGTCCATTTCAAACGCAACCAACTACTGTAAGAGGAAATATAATTAATAAAACAAATCCGGACAATTTTGCTTTTGGATATTTCAGATTATCCCAGTCGAATTTAATGAGTTATGAGATCAAATAA
- a CDS encoding DUF6095 family protein produces MKHTNKELLGKGIRYLAGALPLTFLGPSILYSAFNNQDHQLYIAVLILGIAACAGAMYFMFKGIRTLMRSLFD; encoded by the coding sequence ATGAAGCATACCAATAAGGAGTTATTAGGAAAAGGAATTAGATATTTAGCAGGAGCTTTACCACTAACTTTTCTAGGCCCTAGTATTTTATACAGTGCCTTTAATAATCAAGACCATCAACTATATATAGCAGTACTAATTTTAGGTATAGCGGCGTGCGCTGGAGCTATGTATTTTATGTTTAAAGGTATAAGAACACTTATGAGATCTCTATTTGATTAG